The following coding sequences lie in one Candidatus Neptunochlamydia sp. REUL1 genomic window:
- the hemW gene encoding radical SAM family heme chaperone HemW, with product MVISLYFHFPFCTRKCPYCHFYVIPNRDQDSFVKALLKEWDLRLLQIEGKKIESLYFGGGTPTLCIEGVKKILQRAQAPEITVETNPEDATPELMKTLYDLGVNRVSIGVQSLNNTLLKHLGRSHTAQKAIDAVNITHKAGIKNITIDLMYEIPHQTFQLWKETVDIAVELPITHLSLYNLTIEPHTAFKKKEDDLRPHLPNEETATQMLQYACKRFEEAKLHRYEISAFARDGNVSIHNTGYWTGREFLGYGPSAFSYYEGKRFQNVCHLNRYIKKLEQGTFPVDFEEKLPFPASLHEKIAIGLRLTKGIPLDNIPHNTQTLLRNLDQEGWISYQNNHATLTDYGRLFYDTVAEKIIDE from the coding sequence ATGGTAATTTCGCTATATTTTCATTTCCCTTTTTGTACACGTAAATGCCCTTACTGCCACTTCTATGTGATTCCTAATCGAGATCAGGATTCTTTTGTTAAGGCCCTACTCAAAGAGTGGGACCTTCGCCTCCTCCAAATTGAAGGAAAAAAGATTGAATCTCTCTACTTTGGAGGAGGCACACCGACCCTCTGCATTGAAGGTGTGAAAAAAATCCTGCAAAGAGCTCAGGCACCTGAGATCACAGTAGAGACAAATCCTGAAGATGCCACACCAGAGCTCATGAAAACACTGTATGATCTAGGCGTTAACCGCGTGAGTATCGGAGTCCAATCTCTAAACAATACTCTCCTTAAACACCTTGGAAGATCCCACACCGCTCAAAAAGCCATTGACGCCGTTAACATCACCCATAAAGCTGGGATTAAAAATATCACAATCGATCTCATGTACGAAATCCCCCACCAAACCTTTCAGCTCTGGAAAGAAACTGTTGATATCGCAGTAGAGCTCCCGATTACCCACCTTTCCCTCTATAACCTTACGATTGAACCTCACACAGCCTTCAAGAAAAAAGAGGACGACCTCCGCCCCCATCTCCCCAATGAAGAAACAGCCACCCAAATGCTCCAATATGCCTGTAAACGCTTTGAGGAAGCCAAACTCCACCGCTACGAAATCTCTGCCTTCGCCCGCGATGGAAACGTCTCTATTCACAACACTGGTTACTGGACAGGGAGAGAGTTTTTAGGATATGGCCCTTCTGCCTTTAGTTACTACGAGGGCAAACGCTTCCAAAATGTCTGCCACTTGAATCGCTATATTAAAAAGCTTGAGCAAGGAACCTTCCCTGTTGATTTTGAAGAAAAGCTTCCCTTTCCCGCCAGCCTCCATGAAAAAATTGCAATCGGCCTCCGCCTCACCAAAGGGATTCCCCTAGACAACATCCCACACAACACTCAAACCTTGCTCAGAAACCTCGACCAAGAAGGGTGGATTAGCTACCAAAACAATCACGCAACCCTAACCGATTATGGACGGCTTTTCTACGACACTGTTGCTGAAAAAATTATCGATGAATGA
- a CDS encoding 2-oxoglutarate dehydrogenase E1 component — MSRGEEYANLSNLSYIEGLYAEYVKDPNSVEKSWQHFFEGMALGSALKGPAVEGEGSPDLRVFRMIEAYRIYGHKGATFNPIDPDLTQSNEVEELKLETLGFKKEELGQEFPTCGFLKDQTAPLSTIIDALNKTYCSSVGFEYMGMQTPEMARFFQQSIEPFFQFPLSREEKIEVLHHLNRSEILESFIHMKYPGQKRFSLEGGETLIPMLMEIAHHGSSKGIEQIVLGMAHRGRLNVLTNVLGKPYSDLFREFEKTYVPDTYEGSGDVKYHMGYSSDLSTKNGKSVHLALCANPSHLEAVDPVVEGKARAKQEEFFQGKTDAVLPVLIHGDASIAGQGVVYETMQLSKLAGYQTGGTMHIVINNQVGFTAAPKETKSTPYCTDIAKSFGAPVFHVNAEDPERAVAAMKLAVELRQKFGCDVFIELNCHRKYGHNESDEPAFTQPEVYKVIKQKQMIRNLYRDALIQEGTLSQKEAEALEKEFKDSLEEALKVTQEEIKTKKAGKVKEKPSLLASIKTAIPLECLTELAKKFTMIPSGFALNPKLKRLMDDRIRMISGDKNAPVVDWGMAEHLAYATLLTEGVHVRLSGQDSGRGTFSHRHAALTDQETSRRYYPLSHLSDDQANFDVYNSPLSEYAVMGFEYGYSLSYKKALTLWEGQFGDFANGAQIVIDQFIVSAEQKWGRLSPLTLLLPHGYEGQGPEHSSARIERFLQLAANDSLYIVYPSTPAQHFHALRRQGISERLKPLILFTPKALLRYPPSLSMPKEFAVGEFQEVIDDPKAPKNAKRLIFCSGKVYYDLIENNKCSDIAIVRIEQLYPLHAEKVQAILKKYNGVSECFWVQEEPQNQGAYSYIQPLLQNLLPEKLSLRYVGRDRGASTAAGTSALHSKELEKFLKEALE; from the coding sequence ATGAGCCGTGGCGAAGAATATGCGAATCTATCAAACTTAAGTTATATCGAAGGGCTTTACGCAGAGTATGTAAAAGATCCGAACAGCGTTGAAAAAAGTTGGCAACACTTTTTTGAAGGGATGGCTCTTGGATCTGCGCTCAAAGGTCCTGCAGTCGAAGGTGAGGGGAGCCCTGACCTGCGCGTTTTTAGGATGATTGAAGCGTATCGTATTTATGGCCATAAGGGTGCTACATTTAATCCTATTGATCCTGATCTGACACAATCAAATGAAGTTGAAGAGTTGAAGCTTGAGACCTTGGGCTTTAAGAAAGAAGAGCTGGGCCAAGAATTTCCAACTTGTGGTTTTCTCAAAGACCAGACAGCGCCTCTTTCTACCATTATTGATGCACTAAATAAGACCTACTGCAGTTCCGTAGGATTTGAGTACATGGGAATGCAAACTCCTGAAATGGCGCGGTTTTTTCAACAAAGCATTGAACCCTTTTTTCAATTCCCCCTCTCTAGGGAAGAAAAGATAGAAGTGCTTCATCATCTAAATCGGTCGGAGATTTTAGAGTCATTTATCCATATGAAGTATCCAGGTCAGAAGCGCTTTTCCCTGGAAGGGGGGGAGACGCTTATTCCGATGCTCATGGAGATAGCTCACCACGGTAGCTCTAAAGGAATTGAACAAATTGTTCTTGGCATGGCACATCGGGGGCGTTTGAATGTTTTGACGAATGTTTTGGGAAAACCTTATTCCGATCTTTTTCGAGAGTTTGAAAAAACGTATGTTCCTGATACGTACGAAGGTTCTGGAGATGTAAAATATCATATGGGGTATTCTTCAGACCTTTCTACAAAAAATGGAAAAAGTGTTCATCTCGCTCTTTGTGCAAATCCAAGTCACCTCGAGGCTGTTGACCCTGTTGTTGAGGGAAAAGCCAGGGCTAAACAGGAGGAGTTTTTTCAAGGAAAAACAGACGCTGTTCTTCCGGTTTTGATTCATGGGGATGCCTCTATTGCGGGGCAAGGTGTGGTTTATGAAACGATGCAGCTTTCTAAGCTTGCAGGTTATCAGACCGGAGGAACAATGCATATCGTTATCAATAATCAAGTGGGATTTACTGCGGCTCCAAAAGAGACCAAGTCGACCCCTTATTGCACGGATATCGCAAAATCGTTTGGTGCGCCTGTCTTTCATGTGAATGCTGAGGATCCCGAGCGAGCCGTGGCTGCAATGAAACTCGCAGTTGAGCTGCGCCAAAAATTTGGATGCGATGTCTTTATTGAACTCAACTGTCATCGGAAATATGGTCATAATGAAAGTGATGAGCCGGCTTTCACCCAACCTGAAGTTTATAAGGTTATTAAGCAGAAGCAGATGATTCGCAATCTCTATCGCGATGCTCTTATTCAAGAGGGAACGCTTTCGCAAAAGGAAGCCGAGGCGCTGGAAAAAGAGTTTAAAGACAGCTTAGAAGAAGCGCTCAAAGTAACTCAAGAAGAGATTAAGACGAAAAAAGCTGGAAAGGTTAAAGAAAAGCCCTCTCTCCTTGCTTCTATAAAAACTGCAATTCCTCTGGAGTGTTTGACTGAACTTGCTAAAAAATTCACAATGATTCCAAGTGGTTTTGCTCTTAATCCCAAACTTAAACGTTTGATGGATGATCGGATCAGGATGATCTCAGGGGATAAAAATGCTCCTGTTGTTGACTGGGGAATGGCGGAGCACCTTGCCTACGCAACCCTGTTAACAGAAGGGGTGCATGTGCGCTTATCGGGGCAAGACTCTGGGCGCGGAACGTTTTCTCATCGCCATGCGGCACTGACGGATCAAGAAACATCAAGGCGTTACTACCCTCTTTCTCACTTAAGTGATGATCAAGCAAATTTTGATGTCTACAATTCGCCTCTTTCAGAATATGCTGTAATGGGGTTTGAATATGGATATAGTCTTTCCTATAAGAAAGCCCTAACCCTTTGGGAAGGACAATTTGGAGATTTTGCGAATGGTGCGCAGATTGTGATTGATCAATTTATTGTCTCCGCAGAGCAGAAGTGGGGACGGCTTTCCCCTTTGACGCTCCTCCTTCCTCATGGGTATGAGGGACAGGGACCCGAGCATTCTTCTGCACGGATTGAAAGATTTTTGCAACTCGCAGCAAACGACAGTTTATATATTGTCTATCCGTCCACTCCAGCGCAACACTTTCATGCGCTGCGTCGCCAGGGAATCAGCGAGCGCTTAAAACCTCTTATCCTCTTTACTCCTAAAGCGCTTCTACGCTATCCCCCTTCGTTAAGCATGCCTAAGGAGTTTGCAGTTGGTGAATTTCAGGAGGTAATTGACGATCCCAAAGCTCCCAAAAACGCAAAGCGGCTGATCTTTTGCTCTGGAAAAGTCTATTATGATCTTATCGAAAATAACAAATGCTCTGATATTGCAATCGTACGGATAGAGCAGCTCTATCCTCTCCACGCAGAAAAGGTTCAAGCAATTCTTAAAAAGTACAACGGAGTCTCAGAGTGTTTTTGGGTCCAAGAGGAACCTCAAAACCAAGGGGCCTACTCCTATATTCAACCTCTGCTCCAAAACCTCCTTCCCGAAAAACTCTCATTAAGGTATGTCGGAAGAGATAGAGGCGCATCCACAGCAGCTGGAACAAGTGCTCTCCATAGCAAAGAACTCGAGAAATTTCTGAAAGAGGCCCTCGAATGA